In one window of Lampris incognitus isolate fLamInc1 chromosome 3, fLamInc1.hap2, whole genome shotgun sequence DNA:
- the itih5 gene encoding inter-alpha-trypsin inhibitor heavy chain H5 yields the protein MNKDGKMLAVTLLLCFSPCVLGQLEDYSHWSDFDLDIAPRRVPRQVKTLLTKETKPHIQELSIKSTIISRYAFTAVSCTMLNRHSAATEGVFQFQIPSSAYVSNFTMIIGGRVYQSEVKPKEKKVKQDKGGNTNPKNKESDNTSIELGVEMFRMAASIPGRNRAVFLLTYEELLQRRLGRYEHVTSLRPLQLVSRLSLEVTVVDHSPITYLEVLPLRRGKSNGAAAASGPNTPRTPVKPEPPAATAIKWDKNLCKITFSPTIVQQAKITTNGILGDFVIRYDVEREMGIGDIQVLNGHFVHYFAPKDLPVVPKNVVFVIDTSASMLGTKIRQTKDALFTILRDLRPEDHFNFISFSSKVKVWQPSRLVPVTPLNVRDAKKFIYMLTPTGATNIDGAIQTGSKLLSDYLSGPGTNQNSVSLIIFLTDGRPTVGETHSPAILGNTRSAVQEKFCLFTIGMGNDVDYRLLERMALENCGMMRRINEEADASAMLKGFYDEIGTPLLSDIRINYTEDAVQYVTQHLFNNYFNGSEIVIAGKLSNRSAESLHVQVTASNSDKSIVLETDVPLRQREAETERHVKAAAAATAKVAGPKPGGSEVAQGSGVTPGTEAASPAQDFVERVWGFLSVKEGLRSRLRSQTSREREGHAQQATNLSLNYHFLTPLTNLVVEKPKVLADGTMAPTPTLMPETGAAALSANKLPEDMEGDTPTTLHRKQPVGQGSNPGKTTGRLERRPVKKSITISKTSADGDPHFVVEFPLSKLTVCFNINGEPGHVLRLVSDHKYSGVTVNGKLIGAPAPPGSHKQQRTYFSTITIMVDQPKRAYIEVTPKKVILDGRDRMVLPCDSTAAVESDVLSVAVVGKSNVTVTIGGTISFVILVHQYKNPAPYQRDHLGFYISNSKGLSHSCHGLLGQFLYEEVGLAEIGASSSAPGQTTTLPVLKVKGRSVPVVKKTRRILSGTQSVDCWFARNNAAKLIDGQYEDYVTSHMFDTGDVPHGTNEA from the exons ATGAATAAGGACGGCAAGATGCTGGCTGTCACCCTGCTGCTGTGTTTCAGCCCATGCGTTCTCGGACAGCTGGAGGATTACTCTCACTGGAGCGACTTTGATTTGGACATT GCTCCTCGCAGGGTCCCTCGACAAGTGAAGACCCTACTGACCAAG GAAACCAAACCGCACATTCAGGAGCTTTCCATCAAGAGCACCATCATCTCCCGCTATGCCTTCACGGCGGTGTCCTGCACCATGCTCAACAGACACTCGGCCGCCACCGAGGGCGTCTTCCAGTTTCAGATCCCCTCTTCTGCCTACGTCTCCAACTTCACAAT GATCATTGGTGGGCGTGTCTACCAGAGTGAGGTCAAGCCCAAGGAAAAGAAGGTCAAGCAGGACAAGGGGGGCAACACCAATCCAAAGAACAAAGAATCGGACAACACAAG TATTGAGTTGGGGGTGGAGATGTTCCGCATGGCGGCCAGCATTCCCGGGCGCAACCGGGCGGTGTTCCTGCTGACCTACGAGGAGCTGCTCCAGCGCCGTCTTGGTCGCTACGAGCACGTCACCAGTCTGAGGCCGCTGCAGCTGGTGAGCCGGCTCAGCCTGGAGGTCACCGTCGTCGACCACTCGCCGATCACATACTTGGAGGTGTTGCCGCTGCGCAGAGGCAAGAGCAACGGGGCCGCCGCTGCGTCAGGGCCTAACACGCCCAGGACACCGG TGAAGCCCGAGCCTCCGGCCGCCACAGCCATCAAATGGGACAAGAACCTTTGCAAGATCACCTTCAGCCCCACCATTGTCCAGCAGGCCAAGATCACCACCAATGGCATCCTGGGAGACTTTGTGATCCGCTACGATGTAGAGAGGGAGATGGGGATTGGGGACATACAG GTTTTGAATGGGCATTTTGTTCACTACTTCGCTCCCAAAGACCTGCCAGTGGTGCCTAAGAACGTGGTGTTTGTGATCGACACCAGCGCCTCCATGCTGGGAACTAAGATCAGACAG ACTAAGGATGCTCTGTTCACCATTCTGAGGGACCTGCGTCCTGAGGACCACTTCAACTTCATCAGCTTCTCCAGCAAGGTCAAAGTGTGGCAGCCCAGCCGCCTCGTCCCTGTAACACCCCTCAACGTCCGGGACGCCAAGAAGTTCATCTACATGctcacgcccaccggag CTACCAACATTGACGGCGCCATACAGACCGGCTCCAAGTTGCTCAGTGACTACCTCTCCGGCCCGGGCACCAACCAGAACAGCGTGTCCCTCATCATTTTCCTGACCGACGGACGGCCCACGGTGGGGGAGACCCACTCGCCCGCCATCCTGGGGAACACGCGCTCGGCCGTGCAGGAGAAGTTCTGCCTCTTCACCATCGGCATGGGGAACGACGTGGACTACAGGCTGCTGGAGCGCATGGCCCTGGAGAACTGCGGCATGATGAGGCGCATCAACGAGGAGGCCGACGCCAGTGCCATGCTCAAagg GTTTTACGATGAGATCGGGACTCCCCTGCTGTCAGACATCAGGATCAACTACACGGAGGACGCAGTACAGTACGTCACCCAGCACCTCTTCAACAACTACTTCAATGGCTCGGAGATCGTCATTGCAGGGAAGCTGAGCAACCGGAGCGCGGAGTCCCTCCACGTGCAGGTCACCGCCAGCAACAGCGACAAGAGCATCGTCCTAGAGACCGACGTGCCGCTACGTCAGCGGGAGGCGGAGACAGAGAGGCATGTGAAGGCGGCTGCAGCTGCGACGGCGAAGGTGGCGGGGCCCAAGCCCGGAGGGTCAGAGGTCGCCCAGGGATCCGGGGTCACGCCAGGGACGGAGGCGGCGTCGCCGGCGCAGGACTTTGTGGAACGCGTCTGGGGCTTTCTGAGCGTCAAGGAGGGTCTGCGGTCACGCCTTCGCAGTCAGACCAGCAGGGAgcgggaggggcatgcccagcaGGCCACCAACCTCTCCCTCAACTACCACTTCCTCACCCCCCTCACCAACCTGGTGGTGGAGAAGCCGAAGGTGCTGGCCGATGGCACCATGGCCCCGACTCCCACCCTCATGCCAGAGACGGGCGCAGCGGCCCTGTCGGCCAATAAGCTGCCGGAGGACATGGAGGGAGACACGCCCACGACCCTGCACAGGAAGCAGCCGGTGGGCCAGGGTTCTAATCCTGGCAAGACGACAG GTCGCCTTGAAAGGAGGCCGGTCAAGAAATCCATCACCATCTCCAAAACATCAG CGGACGGTGACCCCCACTTTGTGGTTGAGTTCCCCCTCAGTAAGCTGACGGTGTGCTTCAACATCAATGGAGAGCCCGGGCATGTCCTCCGCCTGGTCTCTGACCACAAGTACTCAG GTGTGACGGTGAACGGTAAGCTGATTGGGGCCCCGGCACCGCCAGGCAGCCACAAACAGCAGCGGACCTATTTCAGCACCATCACCATCATGGTGGACCAGCCCAAACGGGCCTACATCGAGGTGACTCCTAAGAAAGTGATTCTGGACGGACGTGACCGCATGGTCCTGCCCTGCGACTCCACGGCGGCGGTGGAGAGCGACGTCTTGTCAGTGGCAGTTGTGGGCAAGTCCAATGTGACTGTTACCATAGGAGGGACCATCAGCTTTGTAATCCTGGTTCACCAGTACAAGAACCCAGCCCCCTACCAGAGAGACCACCTGGGGTTCTACATCTCCAACAGCAAGGGGCTGTCCCACAGCTGCCACGGCCTACTGG